The proteins below are encoded in one region of bacterium:
- a CDS encoding ATP-binding cassette domain-containing protein produces MPHLLEVTEIEKQFEHVRAVDRLTFHVGGGEIFALLGPNGAGKTTVVRMLLRILTPDRGAIRFFLNGVAREQALPQEIGYLPEERGLYREIAVLKNLSYMGILRGMPREAARLAAEEWLERLDLRERKNARLDQLSKGNQQKVQFIAAILHRPAFAILDEPFSGLDPVNQESFLDLIRELRAAGMTILLSAHQMDLVQRLADRVLLLHRGRAVLEGTITEVRASAAALKKVVVQIEGDVEAALFERFATVAQIDKLTEGTYAFSLRPEAAMSCFLAEAAQLPISGIHSQDPSLHEIFLRTVNDDSGIRPRPLEEGA; encoded by the coding sequence ATGCCACACCTCCTTGAAGTCACAGAGATCGAAAAACAGTTCGAGCACGTGAGGGCAGTCGACCGGCTTACTTTCCACGTCGGCGGCGGAGAGATTTTCGCCCTGCTCGGACCGAACGGCGCCGGCAAAACCACGGTGGTGCGGATGCTGTTGCGCATTCTCACACCCGACCGCGGCGCGATACGCTTTTTCCTGAACGGCGTCGCGCGCGAGCAGGCGCTGCCGCAGGAGATCGGCTATCTCCCGGAAGAGCGGGGATTGTACCGGGAAATCGCCGTGCTCAAAAACTTGAGCTACATGGGCATCTTGCGCGGCATGCCACGCGAGGCGGCGCGCCTGGCCGCGGAAGAATGGCTGGAGCGCCTGGATCTGCGCGAGCGCAAGAACGCGCGGCTCGATCAACTCTCCAAGGGCAACCAGCAGAAAGTGCAATTCATCGCTGCGATTCTGCACCGTCCCGCGTTTGCCATCCTCGATGAGCCCTTCTCCGGCCTGGATCCCGTGAATCAAGAGAGCTTTCTCGATCTCATCCGCGAGCTGCGCGCTGCCGGCATGACCATCCTGTTGAGCGCGCATCAGATGGATCTGGTGCAGCGTCTGGCCGATCGCGTGCTTCTGCTGCATCGCGGCCGCGCCGTTCTCGAAGGGACGATCACCGAGGTGCGCGCTTCCGCGGCGGCGCTCAAAAAAGTGGTCGTGCAGATCGAGGGCGATGTCGAGGCCGCGCTTTTCGAGCGCTTTGCCACCGTCGCGCAGATCGACAAGCTGACCGAGGGAACTTATGCGTTTTCGCTACGGCCGGAGGCTGCGATGAGCTGCTTTCTCGCAGAGGCGGCGCAGCTTCCAATCAGCGGGATTCATTCGCAAGACCCGTCGCTGCACGAAATTTTTCTCCGAACCGTCAATGACGACTCCGGCATCCGCCCGCGGCCGCTGGAGGAAGGCGCATGA
- a CDS encoding PTS sugar transporter subunit IIA: MQLSDYLSENLIFLDLDADDKYEAFSAMVSQMAKQEAIAEPAQFLHEVIEREAVEPTCIGRGVALPHTRTMCVKKPIIAFARTSRSIPFTATRSDGVQLIFMMGTPKDEANQYLQILARLCRLLRRSEFRDKLLTAASPKEILKLFDEFDTPLN; the protein is encoded by the coding sequence GTGCAATTGTCCGATTACTTGTCGGAGAACTTGATCTTTCTCGATCTCGACGCGGACGACAAGTACGAGGCCTTCAGCGCGATGGTATCGCAGATGGCGAAGCAAGAGGCCATCGCCGAGCCTGCCCAATTCTTGCATGAAGTGATCGAGCGCGAGGCCGTTGAGCCGACGTGCATTGGAAGAGGGGTGGCGCTGCCGCATACGCGCACCATGTGTGTCAAGAAACCGATCATCGCTTTCGCGCGCACCAGCCGGAGCATCCCCTTCACGGCCACGCGCAGCGACGGAGTGCAACTCATCTTTATGATGGGCACCCCGAAAGACGAAGCCAACCAATACCTGCAAATTCTCGCCCGACTATGCCGGTTGCTCCGCCGCAGCGAGTTTCGTGACAAACTCCTCACCGCCGCCTCCCCCAAAGAAATCCTGAAGCTGTTCGACGAATTCGATACTCCGCTCAACTGA
- a CDS encoding AAA family ATPase has translation MLTKLTIRNLKLFAEVEIELGERVVFIGPNNSGKTSALQAIALWEAGVKRWLEKRGSEKIPGQRPAVTINRQDLVSLPVPSAKLLWRDLHVREGVRLEDKTATRNVLITIGVEGVDERTWQCSLEFDYANEESLYCRPPLVSDNRRMEVPAHLKDLQVAYLPPMSGLAAREDRLEMGSIRVRLGEGRTAEVLRNLCWQVLQSKNGEQRWQEICELIERLFGSKLNRPQYIVERGEITMDLQSRYGTTLDISASGRGEQQTLLLLAHLAVHSGAVLLLDEPDAHLEILRQRQIYDVLSRQAEKTNSQIIAASHSEVLLNEAAGRDVVVAFVGRPHRIDDRGSQVLKALREIGFEQYYLGEDRGWILYLEGATDLAMLRMYAERLHHDARPLLARPFVHYVGNQPRKAQEHFYALREAKGDLIGIAIYDRLDSPLPADPNLDQRMWRRRELENYLCQRETLLAYAENAGRMQFGELFRPSWREAMAQAIAEVEKALQTLGKDPWSADLKASDEFLDPVFKRFHEKLALPNLMSKTNYHVLVKFVPGEAIAAEIREMLDAIVAVAGRAKPRE, from the coding sequence ATGCTCACCAAATTGACCATTCGGAATCTCAAGCTTTTTGCCGAGGTTGAAATCGAGCTCGGCGAGCGCGTCGTCTTCATCGGCCCGAACAATTCCGGCAAGACCTCGGCTTTGCAGGCCATCGCGTTGTGGGAAGCCGGGGTCAAGCGCTGGCTGGAGAAGCGCGGCAGCGAGAAAATACCGGGCCAAAGGCCGGCAGTGACCATCAATCGGCAGGACTTGGTCTCGCTTCCCGTCCCTTCCGCCAAACTGCTCTGGCGTGACCTGCACGTGCGGGAGGGTGTTCGGCTGGAAGACAAAACCGCCACTCGCAACGTGCTCATCACGATCGGCGTCGAGGGCGTAGACGAAAGAACTTGGCAATGCTCTCTGGAATTCGACTATGCCAATGAGGAGTCGCTCTACTGCCGGCCGCCGCTGGTCTCCGATAACCGGCGAATGGAGGTTCCCGCCCATCTCAAAGATCTCCAGGTAGCCTATCTCCCACCCATGTCCGGCTTGGCCGCCCGCGAAGACCGGCTCGAAATGGGCTCCATTCGAGTTCGGCTGGGAGAGGGTCGCACGGCTGAGGTTTTGAGAAACCTATGCTGGCAAGTTCTGCAAAGCAAAAACGGAGAGCAAAGATGGCAGGAAATCTGCGAGCTGATTGAGAGGCTGTTCGGTTCGAAGCTGAATCGTCCGCAATATATCGTTGAGCGGGGGGAAATCACGATGGACTTGCAAAGCCGGTATGGCACGACGCTCGACATTTCCGCGAGTGGCCGCGGCGAGCAGCAGACACTGCTGTTGCTGGCCCACCTGGCCGTTCATTCCGGCGCCGTGCTCCTGCTGGACGAACCGGATGCCCATCTTGAAATCCTGCGCCAACGCCAAATCTATGATGTCCTTTCCCGGCAGGCCGAAAAGACGAACAGTCAGATCATCGCTGCCAGCCATTCGGAAGTTCTGCTCAACGAAGCGGCGGGGCGCGATGTGGTGGTCGCCTTTGTCGGCAGGCCGCACCGCATTGACGACCGTGGCAGCCAGGTGCTCAAAGCCCTGCGCGAAATCGGTTTCGAGCAGTACTACCTGGGCGAAGACAGAGGCTGGATTCTTTACCTCGAAGGCGCGACGGATCTGGCCATGCTGCGCATGTATGCTGAACGGTTGCATCACGATGCCCGTCCCCTGCTGGCAAGGCCGTTCGTGCACTATGTCGGCAATCAGCCGCGCAAAGCGCAAGAGCATTTCTACGCCCTGCGGGAGGCCAAGGGGGATCTGATCGGCATCGCGATTTACGACCGCCTCGACTCCCCGCTGCCTGCTGATCCGAATCTCGACCAGCGAATGTGGCGACGGCGCGAGCTGGAAAATTATTTGTGCCAGCGCGAAACCCTGCTGGCCTACGCGGAGAATGCAGGCCGCATGCAGTTTGGAGAGTTGTTTCGTCCAAGCTGGCGCGAAGCCATGGCACAGGCAATTGCGGAAGTTGAAAAGGCACTGCAGACTTTGGGCAAGGATCCCTGGAGCGCGGATCTCAAGGCGAGCGACGAATTCCTCGATCCTGTTTTCAAGAGATTCCACGAGAAGTTGGCTTTACCCAATCTCATGAGCAAGACGAACTATCACGTCTTGGTGAAGTTTGTGCCCGGCGAGGCGATTGCTGCGGAAATCCGCGAAATGCTCGATGCCATTGTTGCGGTGGCCGGCCGGGCCAAGCCGCGGGAATAG
- a CDS encoding phosphatase PAP2 family protein, producing MPPANSHSSSPPPAWRSRWQQLREHLQHPDQRWKWFIFVGVIVYLILINQVTNRRPDHYFFALLVFSFVLGRGRAKRFLLDWLPFILFWVAYDMMRGIADTVRGAIHVTEPYRLEHWFFQWLPGMAMPPFDLQTLRFDQDWHWLKVTIDLLAGNLYVMHFALPLVLGWIFWHTTNDRPMFYKFVYTLTTLNLLALITFMLYPAAPPWYVYSFGFGQPEPNSTFWGTSAGRMIDIDRFIGFDFFTTLWGKFNANHFAAIPSLHGAYPIVIVFFAYKKFRRYLGLMVLYPLGVWFSAVYLNQHYVVDLLIGGLYIFAAYAIATRLLYPKIFARFVEPKEDASRAMTPAAS from the coding sequence TTGCCGCCTGCAAACAGTCACTCCTCTTCCCCGCCACCGGCGTGGCGATCACGCTGGCAGCAACTGCGCGAGCATTTGCAGCATCCCGACCAGCGCTGGAAGTGGTTCATCTTCGTGGGCGTGATCGTTTACCTCATTCTCATCAACCAGGTCACCAACCGCCGCCCCGATCACTACTTTTTTGCGTTGCTCGTTTTCTCCTTCGTGCTGGGCCGGGGGCGCGCCAAACGCTTCCTGCTGGATTGGCTGCCGTTCATCTTGTTTTGGGTGGCTTATGACATGATGCGGGGCATCGCCGATACCGTGCGCGGCGCGATTCACGTCACCGAGCCTTATCGCCTGGAACACTGGTTCTTTCAGTGGCTGCCGGGAATGGCAATGCCGCCCTTCGACTTGCAGACCCTGCGCTTCGACCAGGACTGGCACTGGCTCAAGGTGACCATCGATTTGCTGGCGGGCAATCTCTACGTGATGCACTTCGCGCTGCCACTGGTGCTGGGCTGGATTTTCTGGCACACCACCAATGACCGCCCGATGTTCTATAAATTCGTCTACACCCTGACCACGCTCAATCTGCTCGCGCTGATCACGTTCATGCTCTACCCGGCGGCGCCGCCGTGGTATGTCTACAGCTTCGGTTTCGGCCAGCCGGAACCCAACTCCACCTTTTGGGGCACGAGCGCCGGCCGCATGATCGACATCGACCGCTTCATCGGTTTCGATTTCTTCACCACGTTGTGGGGCAAGTTCAACGCCAACCACTTTGCCGCCATCCCCTCGCTGCACGGCGCTTACCCGATCGTGATCGTGTTCTTCGCCTACAAGAAATTCCGCCGCTATCTCGGCTTGATGGTGCTTTATCCGCTGGGGGTGTGGTTCTCGGCGGTGTATTTGAATCAGCATTATGTTGTTGATTTGCTCATCGGTGGACTGTACATTTTTGCCGCTTACGCAATCGCGACCCGGCTGCTTTATCCCAAGATTTTCGCGCGCTTCGTCGAGCCGAAGGAAGATGCTTCCCGCGCCATGACGCCCGCGGCATCCTGA
- a CDS encoding ketoacyl-ACP synthase III — protein sequence MIRSRIISTGRYAPEKVMTNEDMSKLVPTSDEWIRERTGIQQRHFVDREIGVSDLGYEAAKIALARAQLKPADLDFIVFATLSPDYMFPGSGCLLQQMLGIPGIGALDVRTQCTGFIYGLAVADAFIRTGQYRRVLLVGAEVHSTGLEYNERGRHIAVLFGDGAGAAILEANEEGYGVLSTHLHADGRHAKELWAENPGSRRIPRLYDGILTDGSCYPQMNGREVFKHAVTKFPEVIMEALQTNSLTLEQVALVVPHQANLRITEAVTQRLGLPPEKVFSNIQRYGNTTAASIPIALDEAQEQGKIRPGDYVILASFGSGFTWASAAVRW from the coding sequence ATGATCCGCAGTCGCATTATCAGCACTGGCCGCTACGCGCCGGAAAAAGTCATGACCAATGAAGACATGAGCAAGCTCGTGCCCACCAGCGATGAGTGGATTCGCGAGCGCACCGGCATTCAACAACGGCATTTTGTGGACCGCGAGATCGGCGTGTCCGATCTCGGCTATGAGGCCGCCAAAATCGCGCTCGCGCGCGCCCAACTCAAACCGGCGGACCTCGACTTCATCGTGTTTGCCACGCTGAGTCCCGATTACATGTTTCCCGGCTCCGGCTGCCTGCTGCAGCAGATGCTCGGCATCCCCGGCATCGGCGCGCTGGACGTGCGCACGCAATGCACCGGCTTCATCTACGGCCTGGCCGTGGCGGATGCCTTCATCCGCACCGGGCAGTATCGCCGCGTGCTGCTGGTGGGCGCGGAGGTGCATTCCACCGGTTTGGAATACAACGAACGCGGCCGCCACATCGCCGTGCTGTTTGGCGACGGCGCCGGTGCCGCGATTCTGGAAGCGAATGAAGAGGGCTACGGCGTGCTGTCAACGCATCTCCACGCCGACGGCCGCCATGCCAAGGAATTGTGGGCGGAGAATCCCGGCAGCCGCCGCATTCCGCGGCTGTACGACGGCATTCTCACCGACGGCTCCTGCTATCCGCAGATGAACGGCCGGGAGGTGTTCAAACACGCGGTCACCAAATTCCCGGAAGTCATCATGGAAGCGCTGCAGACGAACAGCCTGACGCTCGAGCAGGTGGCGCTGGTGGTGCCGCACCAGGCCAATCTGCGCATCACCGAGGCGGTGACCCAGCGCCTGGGACTGCCGCCGGAAAAAGTGTTCAGCAACATTCAACGCTACGGCAACACCACCGCGGCCTCGATTCCGATTGCCCTGGATGAAGCGCAGGAGCAGGGCAAAATCAGACCCGGTGATTATGTGATTCTGGCTTCCTTTGGCAGCGGCTTCACCTGGGCGAGTGCCGCGGTGCGGTGGTAA
- the larC gene encoding nickel pincer cofactor biosynthesis protein LarC, whose translation MPLAYFDCIAGASGDMILGALVDAGVPLEYLQQTAAALQLPGLQLSAIKVKRRDISATSVTVSFPPEHKHRHLHHIAAIITAAELPGEVKQQALQVFQRLAVAEARVHDTTPEKIHFHEVGAVDAIADVVCAVAGLHSLHLDAIFVSQLPLGGGTVKCEHGIMPVPAPATVELLRGFPTQPGPIDFELVTPTGAAILTTLGKPYNHSPFQIQRVGYGAGTGDLAELPNVLRLILAEAFSPGQTDMVTLLETNIDDMNPEIYPFVIDRLLETGALDAFLTPILMKKGRPGMLLSVLAAQDKVDDMLAVIYGETTTLGVRVMPISRRKLRRWQEEKMTSLGPVKIKVAEWQDRKHMVPEYEECRRLALQQGLPLRRVYDIIAAEIKAFGTA comes from the coding sequence ATGCCTCTTGCTTACTTCGATTGCATCGCCGGCGCCAGCGGTGACATGATTCTGGGCGCGCTGGTTGACGCCGGTGTTCCGCTCGAATACTTGCAGCAAACCGCCGCGGCTCTGCAATTGCCCGGCCTGCAACTGAGCGCAATCAAAGTCAAACGCCGGGACATTTCCGCCACCAGCGTGACGGTGAGTTTTCCTCCGGAGCACAAGCATCGCCACCTGCATCACATTGCGGCGATCATCACCGCGGCGGAGCTGCCGGGCGAAGTCAAGCAACAAGCGCTGCAGGTGTTTCAGCGTCTGGCAGTGGCGGAGGCGCGCGTGCACGACACCACGCCTGAGAAGATTCACTTTCACGAAGTCGGCGCGGTGGATGCCATCGCCGATGTCGTGTGTGCGGTCGCGGGCCTGCATTCACTTCATCTCGATGCCATCTTTGTTTCACAATTGCCGCTGGGCGGCGGCACCGTGAAATGTGAACACGGCATCATGCCGGTGCCGGCGCCCGCCACCGTGGAGTTGCTGCGCGGGTTCCCCACGCAGCCGGGGCCGATTGATTTCGAACTGGTCACACCCACCGGTGCGGCGATTCTCACCACGCTGGGCAAACCCTACAATCATTCCCCCTTTCAAATTCAGCGCGTCGGTTATGGCGCGGGCACCGGCGATCTCGCGGAGTTGCCGAATGTTTTGCGGCTGATCCTCGCCGAGGCCTTCAGCCCCGGGCAGACCGACATGGTCACTCTGCTCGAAACCAACATCGATGACATGAATCCGGAGATCTATCCGTTCGTCATCGATCGTCTGCTGGAGACCGGCGCATTGGATGCCTTCCTGACGCCGATTCTCATGAAGAAAGGCCGGCCGGGGATGCTGCTCTCGGTCCTGGCTGCGCAGGATAAGGTCGATGACATGCTCGCCGTCATTTACGGCGAAACCACCACGCTGGGGGTGCGGGTCATGCCGATTAGCCGCCGCAAATTGCGGCGCTGGCAGGAGGAGAAAATGACCTCCCTGGGGCCGGTGAAAATCAAAGTCGCGGAATGGCAGGACCGCAAACACATGGTGCCGGAGTATGAAGAATGCCGGCGCCTGGCGCTGCAACAGGGTTTGCCGCTGCGCCGGGTTTATGACATCATCGCGGCGGAAATCAAGGCTTTCGGAACGGCATGA
- a CDS encoding M48 family metalloprotease yields the protein MRLLIGLVVAAFALFSYFRSSVYNPVTGENQHINITAEQEIALGLQSVPQMEAEFGGLHPDQQAQALLDAVGRKLVQSSAASQTPYQFEFSLLADDQTVNAFALPGGPVFITAALFNRLQTEGQLAGVLGHEIGHVVARHSAQQIAQQQLTQGLTGALVLSTYDPYNPSSQQTAQIAMVIGQLVNMKYGREDELQSDHLGVRFLADAGYDPRALIGVMQILAEAGGGARQPEFFSTHPNPENRVAQIEAAIHERFPDGVPAGLRP from the coding sequence ATGCGCTTGTTGATCGGCCTGGTCGTGGCGGCGTTCGCGCTGTTTTCCTATTTTCGCTCGAGCGTCTACAATCCCGTGACCGGCGAAAATCAGCATATCAACATCACCGCCGAGCAGGAAATCGCGCTCGGGCTGCAGTCCGTGCCCCAGATGGAGGCGGAGTTTGGCGGGCTGCATCCGGATCAGCAGGCCCAGGCGCTGTTGGATGCCGTCGGCCGCAAGCTGGTACAAAGCAGCGCCGCTTCGCAAACGCCCTACCAGTTCGAGTTCAGCCTGCTGGCCGATGACCAGACGGTCAACGCCTTTGCGCTGCCGGGCGGACCGGTTTTCATCACCGCGGCGTTGTTCAACCGGCTGCAAACCGAGGGGCAGCTTGCCGGTGTCTTGGGCCATGAGATCGGCCACGTGGTGGCGCGCCATAGCGCCCAGCAGATCGCGCAGCAGCAGCTCACCCAGGGCTTGACCGGCGCGCTGGTGCTGTCGACCTATGACCCCTACAATCCCAGCAGCCAGCAGACCGCGCAGATCGCGATGGTGATCGGGCAATTGGTCAACATGAAATATGGCCGGGAAGACGAACTGCAATCCGACCATTTGGGCGTGCGCTTCCTGGCGGATGCCGGCTATGATCCGCGTGCGCTGATCGGCGTCATGCAGATTCTGGCGGAAGCGGGCGGCGGTGCGCGCCAGCCGGAGTTTTTCAGCACCCACCCCAATCCGGAAAATCGTGTGGCGCAGATCGAAGCCGCCATTCATGAGCGCTTCCCGGACGGCGTGCCGGCGGGGTTGCGGCCGTGA
- a CDS encoding glycine--tRNA ligase — MVDSKKLMDKLVGLCKRRGFIFPSSEIYGGLNSCYDYGPLGVELKRNVKDFWWRAMVQTRDDIEGLDASILMHPRVWEASGHVANFTDPMVDCKECKARFRADQIEGALCGSPAYKGRKAAKCAEEGKFTEARQFNLMFKTFMGPVEEAANVVYLRPETAQGIYVNVYNVMQAARQKIPFGIAQIGKAFRNEITPGNFTFRTREFEQMEMQFFVKPGSDMEWFEYWKAQRIAWYDALGIRRSKLQFHQHTPAELAHYAAAAFDIEYEFPFGWKELEGVHNRTDFDLKRHAEFSGKDLSYFEDATRERFVPYIIETSAGCDRTVLTALIDAYDEDVIEGEARTVLRLAPVIAPIKAGVFPLVKKDGMPEVAEKIYHALKKQFNVFYDDGGAIGRRYRRMDEAGTPFGITVDGQTLQDQTVTVRERDSLVQTRVASDKLVPFLQEKMAAYQRPAS, encoded by the coding sequence ATGGTTGACAGCAAAAAGCTGATGGACAAACTCGTGGGGCTGTGCAAACGGCGCGGCTTCATTTTTCCCTCCAGTGAAATCTACGGCGGCTTGAATAGTTGCTACGATTACGGCCCGCTGGGCGTCGAGCTTAAACGCAACGTCAAAGATTTTTGGTGGCGGGCAATGGTGCAAACGCGCGACGATATCGAAGGCCTGGATGCTTCCATTCTCATGCACCCGCGCGTGTGGGAGGCGAGCGGCCACGTCGCCAATTTCACCGACCCGATGGTGGACTGCAAGGAATGCAAAGCACGTTTTCGCGCCGATCAAATCGAGGGTGCGCTGTGCGGCTCGCCGGCGTACAAGGGCCGCAAAGCCGCGAAATGCGCGGAAGAAGGCAAATTCACCGAGGCCCGCCAGTTCAACTTGATGTTCAAGACCTTCATGGGGCCGGTGGAAGAAGCGGCCAACGTCGTCTACTTGCGGCCGGAAACCGCGCAGGGCATTTACGTCAACGTCTACAACGTCATGCAGGCCGCGCGCCAGAAGATTCCCTTCGGCATCGCCCAAATCGGCAAGGCCTTTCGCAACGAGATCACGCCCGGCAACTTCACCTTTCGCACGCGCGAATTCGAGCAGATGGAAATGCAGTTTTTCGTGAAGCCCGGCAGCGACATGGAATGGTTCGAGTATTGGAAGGCGCAGCGCATCGCCTGGTACGATGCACTCGGCATTCGCCGGAGCAAGCTGCAATTTCACCAGCACACGCCTGCCGAGCTGGCGCACTATGCCGCCGCCGCGTTCGACATCGAATATGAATTCCCCTTCGGCTGGAAGGAACTGGAGGGCGTGCACAACCGCACGGATTTCGATCTCAAGCGCCATGCCGAATTCAGCGGCAAGGACTTGAGCTATTTCGAAGACGCCACCCGCGAGCGGTTCGTGCCCTACATCATCGAAACTTCCGCCGGCTGCGACCGCACCGTGCTCACCGCCCTGATCGACGCCTACGATGAAGACGTGATCGAGGGTGAGGCCCGCACCGTGCTGCGCCTGGCGCCGGTGATCGCGCCGATCAAAGCCGGTGTCTTTCCGCTCGTCAAGAAAGACGGCATGCCGGAAGTGGCGGAGAAAATCTATCACGCTCTCAAAAAGCAGTTCAACGTCTTCTATGACGACGGCGGCGCGATCGGGCGGCGTTATCGCCGCATGGATGAAGCCGGCACGCCGTTCGGCATCACGGTTGACGGCCAGACCCTGCAGGATCAAACCGTGACCGTGCGCGAGCGCGATTCACTGGTGCAGACTCGAGTCGCCAGCGACAAGCTGGTGCCGTTTCTGCAGGAGAAGATGGCGGCCTACCAGCGCCCGGCGTCATGA
- a CDS encoding ABC transporter permease, with protein MKSRTRVFEIARWEFARWFKWKDQIATVAISAVLALLIRGGLALLARAEEAPVKLAVLEQDFLTLTFPAGGRIAMQSAAPRDEARLRELVGRGEIDGLLLVKSVEEAELLVYQEPVWQNEIATRLAEARMQAKIRALGIAPAQLAEALRPLQMSVTMHAGRRAAGTAGKIAAGVIVCLMLFGTFVGAAYMFVAITGEKQLRVTEMVVSAVSPQEWIDGKILGVSAYALAFTCTTAVSIVLFVLLSRMLGSSWEIPAGVVHPGVILALLLLGLAGFLLWNTVFAAISATVNDPNTSARGSLLLAPFLPVVFAMIIFNNPDAPAARFFSVLPFTSPAVMPARLVLTQVPWWETALAIFLLAGGAWLFRSASGKIFRLGMLMHGKEPSFKEMLRWAREA; from the coding sequence ATGAAATCCCGCACCCGGGTTTTTGAAATCGCGCGCTGGGAGTTCGCCCGCTGGTTCAAATGGAAAGACCAGATCGCGACGGTGGCGATTTCAGCGGTTTTGGCCCTGCTCATCCGGGGCGGCCTGGCGCTGCTCGCGCGAGCCGAAGAGGCGCCGGTCAAACTTGCCGTTCTCGAGCAGGATTTTCTGACGCTCACCTTTCCCGCCGGCGGCCGGATCGCCATGCAAAGCGCCGCTCCCCGTGACGAAGCGCGCCTGCGCGAGCTGGTCGGCCGCGGCGAAATCGACGGGCTGCTCCTGGTCAAAAGTGTGGAGGAAGCCGAGCTGTTGGTTTACCAGGAACCGGTTTGGCAGAATGAAATCGCAACGCGCCTGGCCGAGGCGAGAATGCAGGCGAAAATCCGGGCGCTTGGCATTGCGCCCGCACAACTGGCCGAGGCGCTGCGGCCGCTGCAAATGTCGGTCACGATGCACGCGGGCCGGCGCGCGGCCGGCACGGCGGGAAAAATCGCCGCCGGCGTGATCGTCTGCCTCATGCTGTTCGGCACGTTCGTCGGCGCCGCCTACATGTTCGTGGCGATCACCGGCGAGAAGCAGCTTCGCGTCACCGAAATGGTGGTCTCTGCCGTCTCGCCGCAGGAATGGATCGATGGAAAAATCTTGGGGGTTTCGGCTTATGCGCTGGCATTCACCTGCACCACGGCCGTGAGCATCGTGCTGTTCGTGCTGCTCTCTCGAATGCTCGGTTCAAGCTGGGAGATTCCCGCCGGGGTGGTGCACCCGGGCGTGATTCTGGCGTTGTTGCTGTTGGGGCTCGCCGGCTTCCTGTTGTGGAACACGGTCTTCGCGGCCATTTCTGCAACGGTAAACGATCCCAACACCTCGGCGCGCGGCTCGCTGCTGCTCGCGCCTTTTCTTCCGGTCGTGTTTGCCATGATCATTTTCAATAATCCGGATGCGCCGGCAGCGCGGTTCTTCTCCGTTCTTCCTTTTACCTCGCCGGCGGTGATGCCGGCGCGCCTGGTCTTGACGCAAGTGCCCTGGTGGGAGACGGCGCTTGCCATTTTTCTGCTGGCGGGAGGCGCCTGGCTTTTCCGTTCTGCCAGCGGCAAGATTTTCCGCTTGGGCATGCTCATGCACGGCAAGGAGCCGAGTTTCAAAGAAATGTTGCGCTGGGCGCGCGAGGCGTGA
- a CDS encoding MogA/MoaB family molybdenum cofactor biosynthesis protein: MNQASYRIALVTLSDRAAAGSRADESGQVLRELLEQHGLPVFAQLVLPDDAGQLVDRLIHLAEVEHADLILTTGGTGLSRRDVTPEATLAVIDQRVLGIEEAMRAAGLRQTPYAMLSRAVAGVRGRTLIINLPGSPKGVRENLAVVLPVLPHALALLREEQVQDEQHFFQP; the protein is encoded by the coding sequence ATGAATCAAGCCTCTTATCGCATCGCGCTCGTTACGTTGAGTGATCGCGCCGCCGCCGGCAGTCGCGCCGATGAAAGTGGACAAGTGCTGCGGGAACTGCTCGAGCAGCACGGCCTGCCGGTTTTCGCACAGCTCGTGCTGCCGGATGACGCCGGCCAGCTCGTCGATCGCCTGATTCACCTCGCGGAGGTGGAACACGCTGATTTGATTCTCACCACCGGCGGCACCGGCTTGAGCCGCCGCGACGTGACGCCCGAGGCTACGCTCGCGGTGATCGACCAGCGCGTGTTGGGCATCGAAGAAGCGATGCGAGCGGCAGGCCTCCGCCAAACGCCGTATGCGATGCTGTCGCGCGCCGTGGCGGGCGTGCGCGGCCGGACGTTGATCATCAATCTGCCCGGCAGTCCCAAAGGCGTGCGCGAGAATCTGGCGGTGGTGCTGCCGGTTCTGCCCCATGCGCTCGCCCTCCTGCGCGAAGAGCAAGTGCAGGATGAACAGCATTTCTTCCAGCCCTGA
- a CDS encoding cupin domain-containing protein → MLIKHEKDCEEIIANDGCRLRELLHPERDRGAGISYSLAIAYVEPGKATYRHSLRQSEVYYILEGLGNMHIGAETQEVHPGDAIYIPPGQEQWIENLGQNVLVFAAIVSPPWRAEDDIRHDVAA, encoded by the coding sequence ATGTTGATCAAGCACGAGAAGGACTGTGAGGAAATCATCGCCAACGATGGCTGCCGCTTGCGCGAGCTGTTGCATCCCGAACGCGATCGCGGCGCCGGCATCTCCTATTCTCTGGCGATCGCTTACGTGGAGCCGGGCAAGGCAACCTATCGCCACTCGCTCCGGCAGTCGGAGGTCTACTACATTCTCGAAGGCCTCGGCAACATGCACATCGGCGCAGAAACCCAGGAAGTGCATCCGGGCGACGCCATCTACATTCCGCCGGGCCAGGAACAATGGATCGAAAACCTCGGCCAAAATGTTCTCGTGTTTGCAGCCATCGTCAGCCCGCCCTGGCGCGCCGAGGATGATATTCGGCATGACGTGGCGGCGTGA